The Acidobacteriota bacterium genome window below encodes:
- a CDS encoding Rieske 2Fe-2S domain-containing protein, translating into MNDESTANNTAASVTWHRIASVSDLPEGRVKTVSVTVEETTHQFALTHFAGEFYALDNSCPHQGGPLGEGSIECNEAGDCFLRCPWHGWDFDPTTGLSPGSFGDGVATFPVEVRGDDIFVALGPDPEHVRTITDVMAETMVNWGVTHVFGMVGHSNLGLADALRIQEEQGNLEYIGIRHEGAAAFAASAFGKLTGRPAACFAIAGPGATNLLTGCWDAKVDRSPLLALTGQVRQQVFGPGAFQELPLTKAFSAVAGFSHLALPGSDHAELMNLALKSATINQDVAHLIFPDDVQTLPAGVDQKAGGPEGRVAAQSIAPSAEALDTAVTALAAAKRPLIIVGHGARFAMDSVITLAEELRCPVVTTFKAKGLIGDMGCEGVAGPDSQAGGHVLGAGVLGRSGTPVASWFMNESDLLLVFGASFSNHTGISPKKPTIQVDLDRMHLGKTHSIDMAVWGEIGVTAGLLLERVRSVHSSIDHTDQVARRWSLWRTEKTSRIADDFGSGINSAVVFDVLTKLAPTNAILAVDVGNNTYSFGRYFESSGSQAVLMSGYLGSIGFGYPAAIGAWAATRAHRFSNDEHWLKFADRPVFAITGDGGFGQYAWEVNTAVKYGMNITHLLLNNAQLGKISKEQRAGAWPVWQTSLTNPNIADYVTSCGGLGIRVERADDLVGALGRAMAFDGPSTVEVIADAELF; encoded by the coding sequence GACGCGTTAAGACTGTGTCCGTGACTGTGGAAGAGACAACGCATCAGTTCGCCCTCACCCACTTCGCTGGCGAGTTTTACGCTCTCGACAACAGTTGTCCGCATCAGGGAGGTCCCTTGGGGGAGGGTTCGATTGAGTGTAACGAGGCCGGAGACTGCTTCTTGCGCTGCCCGTGGCATGGCTGGGACTTTGACCCGACCACCGGATTATCACCGGGCAGTTTCGGTGATGGTGTTGCAACATTTCCGGTGGAAGTCCGTGGGGACGATATCTTTGTCGCACTCGGACCCGACCCCGAGCACGTTCGCACCATAACCGATGTCATGGCCGAGACGATGGTGAATTGGGGAGTGACGCACGTATTCGGCATGGTGGGGCACAGCAACCTCGGCCTTGCCGATGCCCTGCGCATACAGGAGGAGCAGGGCAACCTCGAGTACATCGGCATCCGTCACGAGGGTGCGGCGGCGTTCGCTGCAAGTGCGTTTGGAAAGCTTACGGGTCGGCCGGCCGCCTGTTTTGCAATCGCCGGGCCGGGCGCCACAAACCTCCTCACCGGTTGCTGGGATGCAAAGGTTGACCGCTCCCCGCTGCTGGCTCTAACCGGGCAAGTGAGACAACAGGTGTTCGGGCCAGGTGCCTTTCAAGAGCTTCCCCTCACCAAGGCATTTTCTGCGGTGGCCGGTTTCAGCCACCTTGCTCTCCCGGGCTCGGACCACGCCGAGCTAATGAATCTCGCGCTCAAGAGCGCGACAATCAACCAGGATGTGGCGCATCTCATATTCCCCGACGATGTCCAAACGCTTCCTGCTGGCGTCGACCAAAAGGCTGGTGGACCCGAGGGTAGAGTCGCCGCTCAGTCCATCGCCCCATCAGCGGAAGCGCTCGACACCGCGGTCACCGCGCTCGCAGCGGCAAAACGGCCACTCATCATCGTCGGGCACGGCGCCCGCTTTGCGATGGATTCGGTGATTACCCTTGCCGAGGAGCTGCGTTGTCCGGTTGTCACGACCTTTAAAGCGAAAGGCCTCATCGGCGACATGGGTTGCGAAGGCGTTGCTGGCCCAGACTCGCAAGCTGGCGGTCACGTTCTTGGCGCTGGTGTGCTTGGCCGATCCGGAACTCCGGTCGCAAGCTGGTTCATGAACGAAAGCGACTTGCTACTGGTGTTTGGAGCCAGCTTCAGCAATCACACCGGGATTTCACCTAAGAAGCCAACTATTCAAGTTGACCTCGATCGCATGCACCTTGGTAAAACACACAGCATCGACATGGCGGTCTGGGGGGAGATTGGCGTGACGGCGGGTCTCCTTCTGGAACGAGTCAGGAGCGTGCACTCGTCCATCGACCACACCGATCAGGTTGCCAGGCGGTGGTCGTTGTGGCGCACGGAGAAGACCAGCCGTATTGCCGACGACTTCGGTAGCGGTATCAACTCTGCGGTCGTCTTTGACGTGCTTACCAAACTAGCCCCGACGAATGCCATCCTCGCGGTCGATGTTGGTAATAACACGTACAGCTTTGGGCGCTATTTCGAGAGCTCGGGTAGCCAAGCGGTGTTGATGAGCGGCTACCTGGGGTCCATTGGCTTTGGCTATCCCGCTGCAATTGGAGCCTGGGCAGCCACCCGCGCCCACCGGTTCTCCAACGACGAACATTGGCTCAAGTTCGCAGACAGGCCCGTCTTTGCGATTACCGGCGACGGCGGGTTCGGGCAGTATGCGTGGGAGGTGAACACCGCGGTCAAGTACGGAATGAACATCACCCATCTCCTTCTCAACAACGCTCAGCTTGGTAAAATCTCCAAGGAGCAACGCGCTGGCGCCTGGCCGGTGTGGCAGACCTCGCTCACTAACCCCAACATTGCGGACTACGTCACGTCATGTGGCGGTTTGGGAATTCGCGTTGAGCGGGCCGACGACCTTGTTGGCGCTCTTGGTCGAGCGATGGCGTTCGATGGTCCGTCGACGGTAGAAGTCATCGCCGACGCCGAGTTGTTCTAG